The proteins below come from a single Papaver somniferum cultivar HN1 chromosome 11, ASM357369v1, whole genome shotgun sequence genomic window:
- the LOC113323733 gene encoding pectin acetylesterase 5-like: MAKSILWSKWGRKEWIITAIGFTVLSSAIILTLDSSLSSSVSDRVPSQTQRTPLVDLILLRNAQQKGAVCLDGSSPGYHFSKGFDSGTENWLLHIEGGGWCDTVESCTLRKGTALGSSKFMFRRVPFTGIFSSNESQNPDFFNWNKVKIRYCDGASFAGNQSEPESGSGLFFRGQLIWDAVMEELLSLGLATARQALLSGCSAGGLAALIHCDAFQEMLPKEVNVKCLSDAGFFLDEKDISGERTMRSFYHAVSNLQGVTKGFQKDCISKMESSDQCLFPQNFVKYIKTPVFLVNPSYDWWQVLHILVPSTSDRSWLKCKRNVMDCNPSQIEILHGYRNSMLEQLNQFQYSRNVGMFINSCFSHCQTWMTNTWHSEDSPRINNKTIAEAVGDWYFDRKAVKEIDDGPYPSNPTCHNLDFNAFHKARRA; encoded by the exons atGGCAAAGTCTATACTCTGGTCAAAATGGGGCAGAAAAGAATGGATAATAACAGCCATTGGATTCACTGTTCTTTCATCAGCTATTATCCTGACCCTTgactcatcattatcatcatcagtatcagaTCGTGTTCCTAGTCAAACCCAGAGAACCCCTCTTGTTGATTTGATTTTATTGCGAAATGCTCAGCAAAAAGGAGCTG TTTGCCTGGATGGAAGTTCACCCGGGTATCATTTCAGCAAGGGTTTTGATTCTGGTACCGAGAATTGGCTTCTTCACATTGAG GGTGGTGGTTGGTGCGATACAGTGGAGTCATGTACTTTGCGTAAGGGGACTGCGTTAGGATCTTCTAAGTTTATGTTTCGTAGAGTTCCTTTTACTGGCATTTTCAGCAGTAACGAGTCACAGAATCCTG ATTTCTTTAACTGGAACAAAGTAAAGATACGCTATTGTGATGGGGCATCATTTGCTGGGAATCAAAGTGAACCCGAG AGTGGTTCGGGGCTCTTCTTTAGAGGTCAGCTCATCTGGGATGCAGTCATGGAGGAACTCCTTTCACTAGGTTTAGCTACTGCTCGACAG GCTCTTCTTTCCGGCTGCTCTGCTGGAGGGTTGGCGGCTCTCATACACTGTGATGCTTTTCAAGAAATGCTGCCTAAAGAAGTTAATGTCAAATGTCTCTCAGATGCAGGATTTTTCTTGGATGA GAAAGATATATCGGGAGAGCGCACCATGCGATCTTTCTATCATGCTGTATCAAATCTTCAG GGAGTGACAAAGGGTTTCCAGAAGGACTGTATCTCGAAAATGGAATCATCTGATCAG TGTTTATTtccccaaaattttgttaagtacATAAAGACGCCAGTTTTTCTTGTGAATCCTTCTTACGATTGGTGGCAG GTACTACACATTTTGGTACCATCTACATCAGATCGTAGTTGGTTAAAATGTAAGCGGAATGTTATGGATTGTAATCCAAGCCAAATTGAGATACTGCACG GATACCGAAATTCTATGCTAGAGCAGCTGAACCAATTCCAATATAGCAGGAACGTGGGCATGTTTATAAACTCATGCTTTTCGCACTGCCAGACATGGATGACCAACACATGGCATTCTGAGGACTCCCCAAGAATCAACAATAAG ACAATTGCAGAAGCAGTGGGGGATTGGTATTTCGACAGAAAAGCAGTTAAGGAAATTGATGACGGCCCATACCCCTCCAATCCTACTTGTCACAATCTGGACTTTAATGCTTTTCATAAAGCAAGACGGGCTTAA